Proteins from a genomic interval of Aspergillus flavus chromosome 7, complete sequence:
- a CDS encoding uncharacterized protein (expressed protein), with product MIKIQNAFIEVISLVPIVGRRDCEARLYDLRRYHRNTLDWLVLEESARRYEKLDEFLDGSALWWWRNFKNSFCVEVVVFFLSSEYYGSDSAGDHAEEEVEASRRSYIPYADLRRETAKDWRISGGISKVLAWRPNGKVGCSVIAAYEENGVQTARVEAAGRRPFRKTKRTHIAYQCRGKKKRRDGKYWHEDHIIGIGLVSWRVEATYLKDPTAILRPTEKAWYPETYINILWNDNVWTWESRDNFRFIRGSRSYETNIYIYCVAIA from the coding sequence ATGATTAAGATCCAAAACGCGTTTATTGAGGTTATATCGCTCGTTCCTATAGTTGGGCGCCGCGACTGTGAGGCGCGGCTATACGATCTTCGACGGTACCATCGTAATACCCTAGATTGGCTGGTATTAGAGGAAAGCGCGCGTCGTTACGAGAAACTTGACGAATTCCTGGATGGTTCCGCGTTATGGTGGTGGAGAAATTTCAAAAATTCGTTCTGCGTAGAAGTTGTTGTTTTTTTCCTGAGCAGCGAATACTACGGGTCCGATTCTGCTGGTGATCAtgcagaagaggaggtggaaGCTTCGCGACGGTCCTATATTCCGTACGCTGATCTGCGCAGAGAGACCGCGAAGGATTGGAGAATCAGTGGTGGAATCAGCAAGGTTTTGGCCTGGCGCCCAAACGGCAAAGTCGGTTGCTCGGTGATTGCCGCTTATGAGGAAAACGGGGTCCAAACCGCGCGAGTTGAGGCCGCAGGACGACGCCCGTTCCGCAAGACCAAGCGGACCCATATTGCATACCAGTGCAGAGGCAAGAAGAAACGACGTGATGGGAAATACTGGCACGAGGACCACATTATCGGAATTGGCCTCGTTTCCTGGAGAGTGGAAGCGACATACCTGAAAGACCCGACTGCGATTCTCCGCCCCACCGAGAAGGCCTGGTATCCGGAAACGTACATTAACATCCTATGGAATGACAATGTCTGGACCTGGGAGTCGCGAGACAACTTTCGATTTATTCGAGGTAGTCGCAGTTATGAAACCAACATTTACATATATTGTGTCGCCATTGCGTAA